From Streptomyces sp. TLI_105, the proteins below share one genomic window:
- a CDS encoding dienelactone hydrolase family protein — protein MAEVLLFHHALGLTEGVGAFADGLRRAGHAVHVPDLYEGRVFEDLEAGGGYAQEVGFGTIVARGERAAEGLPQDVVYAGLSLGVLPAQKLAQTRPGAAGALLFGACVPVDAFGAAWPEGVPVQVHGMDADPYFAGEGDLEAARALVAGAEDRELFLYPGTAHLFAERGAPDHVPEAAALCVERVLCFLDALKA, from the coding sequence ATGGCCGAGGTACTGCTCTTCCACCACGCGCTCGGGCTGACGGAGGGCGTCGGCGCGTTCGCCGACGGGTTGCGGCGGGCCGGGCACGCGGTGCACGTGCCCGATCTGTACGAGGGGCGGGTGTTCGAGGACCTGGAGGCCGGCGGCGGGTACGCCCAGGAGGTCGGCTTCGGCACGATCGTGGCGCGCGGCGAGCGGGCGGCCGAGGGACTTCCGCAGGACGTCGTGTACGCGGGGTTGTCGCTCGGCGTGCTGCCCGCGCAGAAGCTGGCGCAGACCCGGCCCGGGGCGGCCGGTGCCCTGCTCTTCGGTGCCTGTGTGCCGGTGGACGCGTTCGGTGCGGCCTGGCCGGAGGGCGTTCCCGTACAGGTGCACGGGATGGACGCCGATCCGTACTTCGCCGGCGAGGGGGACCTGGAGGCGGCGCGCGCGCTGGTGGCGGGCGCCGAGGACCGGGAGCTGTTCCTGTACCCGGGCACGGCCCATCTGTTCGCGGAGCGCGGTGCGCCCGACCACGTGCCGGAGGCGGCCGCGCTGTGCGTCGAGCGGGTGCTGTGCTTCCTGGACGCCCTCAAGGCCTGA
- a CDS encoding RNA ligase, which translates to MSQATLTLHDLMPSDELAAALANGHVTRKHHPELPLSIYTYTRACQYAQHWNRATTRCRGLVADDATGRIVALPLPKFFNLSEHTGDRPYAPPLPDEPFEVYDKVDGSLAVVFHYADRWHVASKGSFTSGQATWAQRRLDAADTTGLTPGVTYLAEMLYPGNRIVVNYGERRDLVLLAAFRADGTELPLAEAAEAWRPIGSVVRTWPAMDVAELVALTESNTLPGGRPATGTDAEGFVLRFASGLRAKAKLSEYVRLHKVLTGVTERDIWRSHGIQRFSALPAGELAKGLGCAVTDVEASGGKPLDALLEQVPDEFDAWVREVIAKLETAAADRERAVDEAYARLAHLAGDRAAFARAAAGLGDRALRALLFLRLDGRPTDLLVWRQLRPEATDPFAHAEEN; encoded by the coding sequence ATGAGCCAGGCGACCCTGACTCTGCACGACCTGATGCCGTCCGACGAACTCGCCGCCGCTCTCGCGAACGGGCACGTCACGCGCAAGCACCACCCCGAGCTGCCGCTGTCGATCTACACGTACACGCGCGCGTGCCAGTACGCCCAGCACTGGAACCGGGCCACCACGCGCTGCCGCGGACTCGTCGCCGACGACGCCACCGGGCGGATCGTCGCGCTCCCCCTCCCCAAGTTCTTCAACCTCTCCGAGCACACCGGCGACCGCCCCTACGCGCCCCCGCTGCCCGACGAGCCCTTCGAGGTGTACGACAAGGTCGACGGCAGCCTCGCCGTCGTCTTCCACTACGCCGACCGCTGGCACGTCGCCTCCAAGGGCTCCTTCACCAGCGGCCAGGCCACCTGGGCCCAGCGCCGCCTCGACGCCGCCGACACCACGGGCCTGACCCCCGGCGTCACCTACCTCGCCGAGATGCTCTACCCGGGCAACCGCATCGTCGTGAACTACGGCGAGCGCCGCGACCTCGTGCTGCTCGCCGCCTTCCGCGCGGACGGCACCGAACTCCCCCTCGCCGAGGCCGCCGAGGCATGGCGGCCCATCGGCTCCGTCGTCCGCACCTGGCCCGCCATGGACGTCGCCGAACTCGTCGCCCTGACCGAGTCCAACACCCTCCCCGGCGGTCGCCCGGCCACCGGCACCGACGCCGAGGGCTTCGTCCTGCGCTTCGCCTCCGGCCTGCGCGCCAAGGCCAAGCTCAGCGAGTACGTGCGCCTGCACAAGGTGCTCACCGGAGTCACCGAGCGGGACATCTGGCGCAGCCACGGCATCCAGCGCTTCTCCGCCCTCCCCGCCGGCGAGCTCGCCAAGGGCCTCGGCTGCGCCGTCACCGACGTCGAGGCCTCCGGAGGCAAGCCCCTCGACGCCCTCCTCGAACAGGTCCCGGACGAGTTCGACGCCTGGGTGCGCGAGGTGATCGCCAAGCTGGAGACGGCCGCGGCGGACCGCGAGCGGGCCGTCGACGAGGCGTACGCCCGCCTCGCCCACCTCGCCGGCGACCGGGCCGCCTTCGCCCGCGCCGCCGCGGGCCTCGGCGACCGGGCCCTGCGAGCCCTCCTCTTCCTGCGCCTCGACGGGCGCCCCACCGACCTCCTCGTCTGGCGTCAGCTGCGCCCCGAGGCCACCGACCCCTTCGCCCACGCCGAGGAGAACTGA
- a CDS encoding AAA family ATPase, whose amino-acid sequence MPVVHLMTGLPASGKTTAARALQAAAEGRMRRVNLDDLRAMLDLPAAERGRSHTHEQTVLGIQDAAVRAAVDDGFDVVVDNTHLTPHVPKRLKAAVAGLATFVVHDFTGVPVDECVRRDAARERPVGEEIIRILADKHAKATRGGWRLTADWLNDHPAVEPYVPDPALPTAVMCDIDGTLALRVDRGPYDFSRCDRDLINPSVRDALRAFRHSERDRIVLLSGRSEDHRALTESWLARHEVPYDELWMRASGDGRGDDLVKAELFDAHVRHRYAVRVSLDDRDRVVALWRRMGLPTWQVNYGAF is encoded by the coding sequence GTGCCTGTCGTCCATCTCATGACCGGCCTCCCGGCCTCCGGGAAGACGACGGCCGCCCGCGCCCTCCAGGCCGCGGCCGAGGGGCGGATGCGCCGCGTCAACCTCGACGACCTCCGCGCCATGCTGGACCTCCCCGCGGCGGAGCGCGGACGCTCCCACACGCACGAGCAGACCGTGCTCGGCATCCAGGACGCGGCGGTCCGCGCCGCCGTCGACGACGGCTTCGACGTCGTCGTCGACAACACGCATCTGACCCCGCACGTCCCCAAGCGGCTCAAGGCGGCCGTCGCCGGCCTGGCCACCTTCGTCGTCCACGACTTCACCGGCGTGCCCGTCGACGAGTGCGTCCGCCGCGACGCCGCCCGCGAACGGCCCGTCGGCGAGGAGATCATCCGCATCCTCGCCGACAAGCACGCCAAGGCCACCCGGGGCGGCTGGCGCCTCACCGCGGACTGGCTCAACGACCACCCCGCCGTCGAGCCCTACGTCCCCGACCCGGCCCTCCCCACCGCCGTCATGTGCGACATCGACGGCACCCTCGCGCTCCGCGTCGACCGGGGCCCCTACGACTTCAGCCGCTGCGACCGCGACCTGATCAACCCCTCCGTCCGCGACGCCCTGCGTGCCTTCCGGCACTCCGAGCGGGACCGGATCGTCCTCCTCTCCGGGCGCAGCGAGGACCACCGCGCCCTCACCGAGAGCTGGCTCGCCCGGCACGAGGTGCCGTACGACGAGCTGTGGATGCGCGCCTCCGGCGACGGCCGCGGCGACGACCTCGTGAAGGCCGAGCTCTTCGACGCCCATGTGCGCCACCGGTACGCGGTCCGGGTCTCCCTGGACGACCGCGACCGCGTCGTCGCCCTCTGGCGCCGGATGGGCCTCCCCACCTGGCAGGTCAACTACGGCGCCTTCTGA
- a CDS encoding ribonuclease H, whose protein sequence is MVEKIIAACDGASKGNPGPAAWAWVIGGADGAIDRWEAGPLGRATNNVAELTALERLLEALDPALPAEVRMDSQYAMKAVTTWLPGWRRKGWKTAAGTPVANKDLVVRIDALLTGRDVDFVYVPAHQVDGDPLNDAADRAASHSARTQEPLASADGAELPPADPATRTSTPRARSSAPRRGSAGSGGGSAGSGGGGSARGTRPSGRTLNAKFPGRCRCGRAYDKGESIAKNSDGWGHPTCV, encoded by the coding sequence ATGGTGGAGAAGATCATCGCGGCGTGCGACGGCGCGTCGAAGGGAAACCCCGGCCCCGCGGCCTGGGCATGGGTCATCGGTGGCGCCGACGGGGCGATCGACCGCTGGGAGGCGGGCCCCCTCGGCCGGGCGACCAACAACGTGGCCGAACTCACGGCCCTGGAGCGCCTCCTGGAGGCCCTGGACCCCGCGCTGCCCGCCGAGGTCCGCATGGACTCGCAGTACGCCATGAAGGCCGTCACGACCTGGCTCCCCGGCTGGCGCCGCAAGGGCTGGAAGACCGCCGCCGGCACCCCGGTCGCCAACAAGGACCTGGTCGTACGGATCGACGCGCTGCTCACCGGCCGGGACGTCGACTTCGTGTACGTCCCCGCGCACCAGGTCGACGGAGACCCCCTCAACGACGCCGCCGACCGCGCGGCCAGCCACTCCGCCCGCACCCAGGAGCCCCTCGCCTCCGCCGACGGAGCCGAACTGCCCCCGGCCGACCCCGCCACGCGCACCTCCACGCCCCGGGCGCGCTCCTCTGCGCCCCGTAGGGGCTCCGCGGGCTCCGGCGGGGGTTCCGCGGGCTCCGGCGGCGGGGGTTCCGCCCGTGGGACTCGCCCGTCCGGCCGCACCCTCAACGCGAAATTCCCGGGCCGCTGCCGCTGTGGTCGTGCCTACGACAAGGGCGAGAGCATCGCGAAGAACTCCGACGGCTGGGGCCATCCCACCTGCGTCTGA